A section of the Microbacterium forte genome encodes:
- a CDS encoding cupin domain-containing protein — protein MSGYQVIEIGALDEWRAHHGGFDQARSRDGRRVVDHELTMQYIGLTANALEPGEEAGYWHVHSRVEELYVFLDGRGQLGLDDEVVEVGPGTVIRVGQGVARTWRARSDSPGELRWLCIRAGGEQLPHLPDDSSRLPEKPIPWRD, from the coding sequence GTGAGCGGATACCAGGTGATCGAGATCGGTGCTCTCGACGAGTGGCGCGCACATCATGGCGGGTTCGACCAGGCGCGCTCGCGCGACGGCCGTCGAGTCGTCGATCATGAGCTGACGATGCAGTACATCGGCCTCACCGCGAACGCCCTCGAACCGGGGGAGGAAGCCGGCTACTGGCACGTCCATTCGCGGGTCGAGGAGCTCTATGTGTTTCTCGACGGACGCGGGCAGCTGGGACTCGACGACGAGGTCGTGGAGGTGGGCCCGGGAACGGTGATCCGCGTGGGACAGGGCGTCGCGCGTACCTGGCGCGCTCGGTCCGACAGCCCGGGAGAGCTGCGCTGGCTCTGCATTCGAGCCGGAGGAGAACAACTTCCGCATCTCCCCGACGACAGCTCTCGCCTCCCCGAGAAGCCGATTCCCTGGCGGGATTGA
- a CDS encoding DUF3099 domain-containing protein, protein MKSKPLVPAVTSLPQSPKDEADHRVRRYALTMTIRIVCFALMMFVQPYGWYTWVFALAAAVLPYIAVVFANAGSDSTETMAESPVQQLEAPAATPTLPVDETPAPGIITIHESRQDRE, encoded by the coding sequence GTGAAGAGCAAGCCCCTGGTCCCTGCCGTCACCTCGCTTCCGCAGTCGCCGAAAGACGAGGCTGACCACCGCGTGCGCCGATACGCGCTCACGATGACCATCCGCATCGTCTGCTTCGCCCTGATGATGTTCGTGCAGCCCTACGGCTGGTACACCTGGGTGTTCGCGCTGGCCGCCGCGGTGCTCCCGTACATCGCCGTCGTCTTCGCGAACGCGGGCAGCGACAGCACTGAGACCATGGCAGAGTCCCCGGTGCAGCAGTTGGAGGCTCCGGCCGCGACTCCGACGCTCCCGGTCGACGAGACCCCAGCTCCAGGCATCATCACCATCCACGAGAGCCGCCAGGATCGCGAGTGA
- a CDS encoding SURF1 family cytochrome oxidase biogenesis protein, with amino-acid sequence MGRWTVYVLIAIGFAIACAFLSNWQFERNETRSEQIALVEENYDADPVPLADLIGDDGVLDPGDVWHPVVLNGEYIADDQLLVRNRPHGGTSAFEVLVPFRDVDGRVFIVDRGWVPPGDGDSPDSVPAPPTGEVEVIVRLRPGEQLPASGRGAPDGQVPTINLPSIAELVDGDVITSAYGQIVSETPPGDGTLGGFDSPTDDPGPHLSYAIQWILFALMGFVFIGYIIRTEIVKHREEVEGMPAPVKTTRRRDKDADVEDELLDAR; translated from the coding sequence ATGGGTAGATGGACCGTATACGTGCTGATCGCGATCGGATTCGCGATCGCCTGCGCGTTCCTGTCGAACTGGCAGTTCGAGCGCAATGAGACGCGATCTGAGCAGATCGCGCTCGTGGAGGAGAACTACGACGCCGATCCCGTCCCTCTCGCCGATCTCATCGGCGACGACGGAGTGCTCGATCCCGGTGACGTGTGGCATCCCGTGGTGCTGAACGGCGAGTACATCGCCGATGATCAGCTGCTGGTGCGCAACCGCCCGCACGGCGGCACGAGCGCGTTCGAGGTCCTGGTGCCGTTCCGCGACGTCGACGGCCGTGTGTTCATCGTCGATCGCGGATGGGTGCCGCCGGGCGACGGCGACTCCCCGGATTCCGTTCCGGCTCCTCCGACCGGAGAGGTCGAGGTCATCGTGCGCCTGCGCCCGGGTGAGCAGCTCCCGGCCTCGGGGCGAGGTGCTCCCGATGGGCAGGTGCCGACGATCAACCTCCCCTCGATCGCCGAGCTGGTCGACGGAGACGTCATCACGAGCGCGTACGGGCAGATCGTCAGCGAGACTCCACCCGGCGACGGGACCCTCGGCGGCTTCGACTCACCCACCGACGACCCGGGACCGCACCTGTCCTACGCGATCCAGTGGATCCTGTTCGCGCTGATGGGCTTCGTCTTCATCGGGTACATCATCCGGACCGAGATCGTGAAGCACCGTGAAGAGGTCGAGGGAATGCCCGCACCGGTGAAGACGACTCGGCGGCGCGACAAGGACGCCGACGTCGAGGACGAGCTGCTCGACGCCCGCTGA